The following proteins are encoded in a genomic region of Neurospora crassa OR74A linkage group VI, whole genome shotgun sequence:
- a CDS encoding RNA-binding protein Vip1 encodes MSTVYVKNIGANTEEKDIRAFFSFCGKISSLDVTTEGETKSATVTFEKESAARTALLLDHTKLGEHELSVTSASGEHADSGDNVHPKSDADRDTDEITQEEKPRARVLAEYLASGYLVADSGLKTAIALDEKHGVSQRFLSTIQNLDQKYHATDRAKTADQSYGITARANSLFSGLSSYFEKALEAPGAKKIVDFYTTGSKQVQDIHNEAKRLAELKKQEAGGSSYKAAGLDKIFGAEKAPGQESKPNDQVPGAAPSDAAATESNQQPISEGAYPGTAEKIPQ; translated from the exons ATGTCTACAGTCTACGTCAAGAACATCGGCGCCAACACTGAGGAGAAGGACATTCGTGCCTTCTTCAGCTTCTG CGGCAAGATCAGCTCCCTCGATGTCACCACCGAAGGCGAGACCAAGTCCGCCACGGTGACCTTTGAAAAGGAGAGCGCCGCTCGCACTGCTCTTCTCCTCGATCACACCAAGCTTGGCGAGCACGAGCTCTCTGTCACCTCTGCTTCGGGAGAGCACGCCGATTCCGGCGACAATGTCCACCCCAAGTCCGACGCCGACCGCGACACAGATGAGATCACACAGGAGGAGAAGCCCCGCGCGCGCGTCCTTGCCGAGTACTTGGCCAGCGGCTACCTCGTTGCCGACAGCGGCCTGAAGACGGCCATTGCTCTCGACGAGAAGCACGGCGTCTCTCAGCGCTTCCTGTCGACAATCCAGAACCTCGACCAAAAGTACCACGCAACCGACCGCGCCAAGACGGCCGACCAGAGCTACGGCATCACTGCGCGGGCTAACTCCCTGTTCAGCGGCCTCTCCTCGTACTTTGAGAAGGCCTTGGAGGCGCCTGGCGCCAAGAAGATTGTCGACTTCTACACCACCGGCTCCAAGCAGGTGCAGGACATCCACAACGAGGCCAAGCGCCTGGCTGAGCTGAAGAAGCAGGAGGCCGGCGGCAGCTCGTACAAGGCTGCTGGTCTGGACAAGATCTTCGGCGCCGAGAAGGCGCCCGGCCAGGAGAGCAAGCCCAATGACCAGGTGCCCGGCGCTGCCCCTTCGGATGCTGCCGCCACCGAGTCTAACCAGCAACCGATTTCCGAGGGAGCGTACCCTGGAACTGCCGAGAAGATTCCCCAGTAA
- the ckb-1 gene encoding casein kinase II regulatory subunit — protein sequence MSSSSGVPESWIASFCSLLGHEYFAEVSEEFIEDDFNLTGLQTQVAMYKEALEMILDVEPEDDDDEEEEDEEDEEDMSGGDGINKPHGERRHHSRIASDLSVIESSAEMLYGLIHQRFICSRAGIQQMSEKYELGHFGICPRTNCNQTRTLPVGLSDTPGEDTVKLFCPSCLDVYVPPNSRFQTVDGAFFGRTFGALFLMTFPEYDLTKTGAESVSNLTRSGSDDTTVINGMYARNIAPGLGRGKIYQPKIYGFKVSEIARSGPRMQWLRSKPDDLSVLDEARRYAEQQGSDDEDESMGVSSRTASRRRGPPRRQKQNGSPMAIEQNGAESEL from the exons ATGTCGAGCTCGTCGGGCGTTCCAGAGTCATGGATCGCATCTTTCTGCTCCCTCCTGGGACACGAGTATTTTGCCGAAGTGTCAGAAGAATTCATCGAAGATGACTTCAACCTTACTGGCCTGCAGACCCAGGTCGCCATGTACAAGGAGGCTCTCGAG ATGATCCTTGATGTCGAGCccgaggacgatgatgacgaggaggaggaggacgaggaggacgaggaagacatGTCCGGTGGCGACGGCATCAACAAGCCCCACGGCGAAAGGAGACATCACAGCCGCATCGCGAGCGATCTTTCTGTGATCGAGTCCTCGGCCGAGATGCTGTACGGTCTGATCCATCAGCGCTTCATCTGCTCGCGGGCGGGTATCCAGCAAATGTCGGAAAAATACGAGCTCGGTCACTTCGGCATCTGCCCACGCACAAACTGCAACCAGACCCGCACGCTGCCCGTCGGCCTCTCGGACACGCCCGGCGAAGACACGGTTAAGCTGTTCTGCCCGTCTTGCTTGGACGTCTACGTACCGCCAAACAGCCGCTTCCAGACGGTGGACGGCGCCTTCTTCGGCCGCACCTTTGGCGCGCTCTTCCTCATGACCTTCCCCGAATACGACTTGACCAAGACCGGCGCTGAGAGCGTTAGCAATCTCACACGATCCGGCTCTGACGACACCACCGTCATTAACGGCATGTACGCGCGCAACATAGCGCCGGGGCTGGGCAGGGGCAAGATTTACCAGCCCAAGATCTACGGGTTCAAGGTGTCAGAAATCGCGCGTTCCGGGCCACGCATGCAGTGGTTGCGCAGCAAGCCTGACGACTTGAGCGTGCTGGACGAGGCTCGTCGCTATGCGGAACAACAAGGGtcggatgacgaggacgagagCATGGGTGTGAGCAGCAGGACAGCTTCGAGGCGGCGGGGGCCTCCTAGGAGGCAAAAGCAGAACGGGAGTCCGATGGCGATCGAACAGAATGGGGCTGAGTCGGAGCTTTGA
- a CDS encoding ATP-binding cassette transporter, producing MDSTTAGRKPSIEGPNPTEPPSTSASSRTQDIEELREEARRNNPNGLSRAVSGISVEQAENDFRELRRELSRASRTQSHANRSTHHGDAEKGQMHVETSSESAPEQFDLEAALRGDLEAEREAGIRPKHIGVYWDGLTVKGIASSTNFVKTFPNAFIDFFDVVTPVVNMLGLGKKMPEATLLHSFRGVCKPGEMVLVLGKPGSGCTTFLKNIVNQRDGFTSVTGDVLYGPFTSEEFLQYRGEAVYNMEEDMHHPTLTVEQTLAFALDVKIPGKLPPGITKQDFKEKVITMLLKMFNIEHTRHTIVGNPFVRGVSGGERKRVSIAEMLITNACVLSWDNSTRGLDASTALDFAKALRIQTDLYKTTTFVSLYQASENIYKLFDKVLVIDEGRQVYFGPTSEARGYFESLGFAPRPRQTTPDYVTGCTDDFEREYQEGRSPENAPHSPETLEAAFNESKFARELEREMADYKQSLVEEKDKYEDFQIAVREQKRKGAGKKSAYSVGFHQQVWALLKRQFVLKMQDRLALALSWLRSIVIAIVLGTLYLNLGQTSASAFSKGGLMFISLLFNAFQAFSELAGTMLGRGVVERHRRYAFHRPSALWIAQIFVDQAFSASQIMLFSIIVYFMTNLFRSAGAFFTFYLMILSGNIGMTLFFRIIGCVSPDFDYAIKFAVVTITFFITTSGYLIQYQSEQVWLRWIYWINILGLSFSSMMENEFSKIDMTCTDDSLIPAGPEYTDINHQVCTLPGSTPGTKFISGKAYISQGFSYNASDLWRNWGIVLALIIFFLIMNVVLGEIMNFSGGGSLAKVFQRPNEERKKLNAALQEKRDARRKARKEHDGSDLKINSESILTWENLTYDVPVPGGTRRLLNNVFGYVKPGQLTALMGASGAGKTTLLDVLAARKNIGVIGGDILVDGIKPGKEFQRSTSYAEQLDVHDPSQTVREALRFSADLRQPFETPREEKYAYVEEIISLLEMETFADAIIGSPEAGLTVEQRKRVTIGVELAARPQLLLFLDEPTSGLDSQSAFNIVRFLKKLAAAGQAILCTIHQPNAALFENFDRLLLLKSGGRCVYFGDIGKDACVLSDYLSRHGAVPKETDNVAEFMLEAIGAGSAPRIGDRDWADIWADSPELANVKDTIQQMKEARKSAGEQVNHDLEREYASPLWHQLKVVTHRTNLALWRSPNYLFTRVFSHAVIALITGLTFLNLDLSRESLQYKVFVCFQVTVLPAIVISQVEVMYHIKRTIFFREQSSKMYNSFTFAASMVIAEMPYNIFCAVIFFVFVYYMPGLNSESSRAGYQFFMVLITEVFSVTMAQCLSALTPTVFISSQFDPFIMITFALFCGVTIPAPQMPKFWRKWLYELNPFTRLIGGMVVTELHDLPVICKDYELQSFTAPAGQSCGEYMEPFFKRGGAGYLVNNATSACQYCAYKVGDQFYEPLGISFDNRWRDLGIFLAFIGSNLIILFMASRYLNFNRR from the exons ATGGACTCAACCACAGCTGGGCGGAAGCCCAGCATCGAAGGGCCCAACCCAACCGAACCGCCATCCACCAGTGCCTCTTCAAGGACCCAGGACATCGAGGAGCTTCGTGAGGAGGCCCGCCGCAACAACCCCAACGGCCTTAGCCGCGCTGTCTCCGGTATCTCTGTCGAACAAGCTGAGAACGACTTTCGCGAGCTGCGAAGGGAGTTGTCTCGCGCGAGTCGTACTCAGAGCCATGCCAATAGGTCGACACACCATGGAGACGCCGAGAAGGGACAGATGCACGTCGAAACCTCATCTGAGAGTGCGCCGGAGCAATTCGACCTTGAAGCTGCCCTGCGTGGCGATCTGGAGGCAGAAAGGGAAGCCGGCATCCGCCCCAAGCATATCGGTGTTTACTGGGACGGCTTGACTGTGAAGGGTATTGCTAGTAGCACTAACTTCGTCAAGACGTTCCCCAACGCCTTTATCGACTTCTTCGACGTCGTCACTCCTGTCGTCAACATGTTGGGTCTTGGTAAGAAGATGCCCGAGGCGACCTTGCTGCACAGCTTCAGAGGTGTTTGCAAGCCTGGAGAGATGGTCCTGGTCCTCGGAAAGCCGGGCTCTGGATGTACCACGTTCCTCAAGAACATTGTCAACCAGCGCGATGGGTTCACGTCGGTTACTGGTGATGTGCTCTATGGACCCTTTACGTCTGAAGAGTTCCTTCAGTACCGCGGCGAGGCCGTCTACAACATGGAGGAGGACATGCACCATCCTACCCTCACGGTCGAGCAGACTCTTGCCTTCGCTCTGGACGTCAAGATCCCCGGCAAGCTTCCCCCTGGTATCACAAAGCAAGATTTCAAGGAGAAGGTTATCACCATGCTCCTCAAAATGTTCAACATCGAGCACACTCGTCACACCATCGTCGGCAACCCCTTCGTCCGTGGTGTTTCTGGTGGTGAGAGGAAGCGTGTTTCCATCGCTGAAATGCTTATCACCAACGCCTGTGTTTTGTCCTGGGACAATAGCACCCGCGGTTTGGACGCTTCAACTGCTCTCGACTTCGCCAAGGCGCTCCGTATCCAGACGGATCTGTACAAGACGACCACCTTTGTTTCGCTGTATCAGGCCTCGGAAAACATCTACAAGCTCTTTGACAAGGTCTTGGTTATTGACGAGGGACGCCAAGTCTACTTTGGTCCTACTTCGGAAGCCAGAGGTTACTTTGAGAGCTTGGGCTTTGCTCCACGCCCACGACAGACCACACCCGATTACGTTACTGGCTGTACCGACGACTTCGAGCGTGAATACCAAGAGGGCCGTTCTCCAGAGAACGCACCTCACAGCCCGGAGACACTGGAGGCGGCGTTCAACGAATCCAAGTTTGCTCGGGAATTGGAACGTGAGATGGCGGATTACAAGCAATCACTCGTtgaggagaaggacaagTACGAGGATTTCCAAATCGCTGTCAGGGAACAAAAGCGGAAGGGTGCTGGCAAGAAGTCGGCTTACTCCGTTGGATTCCACCAGCAGGTCTGGGCTCTGTTGAAGCGCCAGTTCGTTCTCAAGATGCAGGATCGCCTTGCTCTCGCCCTCTCGTGGCTGAGGAGTATTGTGATTGCCATCGTCCTCGGTACTCTGTATCTCAATCTCGGTCAAACCTCCGCCAGTGCGTTCAGCAAGGGTGGTCTCATGTTTATCTCTCTGCTGTTCAACGCTTTCCAGGCCTTCTCGGAGTTGGCAGGAACTATGCTTGGACGAGGTGTTGTCGAACGCCATAGGCGTTATGCATTCCATCGTCCTTCGGCTCTCTGGATCGCTCAAATCTTTGTTGATCAGGCTTTCTCTGCGTCTCAGATCATGTTGTTCTCAATCATCGTCTACTTCATGACAAATCTGTTCCGCAGTGCTGGCGCCTTTTTCACCTTCTACCTCATGATCTTGTCCGGCAACATTGGCATGACTCTCTTTTTCCGCATTATCGGATGCGTGAGTCCCGATTTCGATTATGCCATCAAGTTTGCCGTTGTCACCATCACCTTCTTTATCACCACATCCGGCTATCTGATTCAGTACCAGTCGGAACAGGTTTGGCTGAGGTGGATCTACTGGATCAATATCTTGGGTCTATCGTTCAGCTCGATGATGGAGAATGAGTTTTCAAAGATCGATATGACTTGCACCGACGACTCCTTGATTCCTGCTGGTCCCGAGTACACCGACATCAACCACCAGGTTTGCACGCTTCCCGGTTCGACTCCCGGCACCAAGTTCATCTCCGGCAAGGCCTACATCTCGCAAGGCTTCTCCTACAATGCCAGCGATCTGTGGAGGAACTGGGGTATCGTCTTGGCACTGATCATCTTTTTCCTCATTATGAACGTCGTTCTAGGCGAAATCATGAACTTCAGCGGCGGAGGCAGCCTCGCCAAGGTCTTCCAGCGACCCAACGAAGAGCGTAAGAAACTCAATGCGGCGCTGCAAGAGAAGCGTGATGCCCGCCGCAAGGCCCGGAAGGAGCATGATGGTTCGGACCTCAAGATCAACTCGGAGAGCATTCTTACTTGGGAGAACCTTACCTACGACGTCCCTGTCCCCGGTGGCACTCGCCGCCTGCTCAACAACGTCTTCGGATACGTCAAGCCCGGTCAGCTCACTGCCCTCATGGGCGCTTCGGGAGCCGGAAAGACTACCCTTTTGGATGTCCTTGCTGCGAGGAAGAACATCGGTGTTATTGGTGGCGATATCCTGGTCGATGGCATCAAGCCTGGTAAAGAATTTCAGCGTAGCACATCCTATGCCGAACAGCTCGACGTTCACGACCCCTCGCAGACCGTTCGCGAGGCCCTTCGATTCTCTGCCGACCTTCGGCAGCCTTTTGAGACACCCCGGGAAGAGAAATACGCCTACGTAGAGGAGATCATCTCCCTTCTAGAAATGGAGACCTTTGCCGATGCCATTATCGGCTCTCCCGAGGCTGGTTTGACCGTTGAACAAAGAAAGCGAGTGACCATCGGTGTCGAGCTTGCCGCCCGTCCGCAGCTGCTCCTGTTCTTGGATGAACCCACCTCGGGCCTCGACAGCCAGAGCGCCTTCAATATCGTCCGCTTCCTCAAGAAACTCGCCGCTGCCGGCCAAGCCATTCTCTGCACCATCCACCAGCCCAACGCCGCCCTGTTCGAGAACTTTGAccgcctgctcctcctcaagTCCGGCGGCCGCTGCGTCTACTTTGGAGACATTGGCAAAGATGCCTGCGTGTTGAGCGACTACCTCAGCCGTCACGGTGCTGTGCCCAAGGAGACCGATAACGTAGCCGAGTTCATGCTCGAAGCCATCGGCGCCGGTTCCGCCCCGCGCATCGGCGACCGCGACTGGGCCGACATCTGGGCCGACTCGCCAGAGCTCGCCAACGTGAAGGACACCATCCAGCAAATGAAGGAAGCTCGCAAGAGCGCCGGCGAGCAAGTCAACCACGACCTAGAGCGCGAGTACGCTTCCCCTCTTTGGCATCAGCTGAAGGTGGTCACGCACCGGACCAACCTCGCCCTCTGGCGCTCGCCCAACTACCTGTTCACCCGCGTCTTCTCCCACGCCGTGATTGCGCTCATCACCGGTCTGaccttcctcaacctcgacCTCTCGCGCGAATCTTTGCAGTACAAGGTCTTCGTCTGCTTCCAGGTCACCGTCCTTCCCGCCATCGTCATCTCCCAAGTCGAAGTCATGTACCACATCAAACgcaccatcttcttccgcGAGCAGTCGTCAAAGATGTACAACTCCTTCACCTTTGCCGCGTCCATGGTCATCGCCGAAATGCCCTACAACATCTTCTGCgccgtcatcttcttcgtgTTTGTGTACTACATGCCCGGCTTGAACTCGGAATCCTCGAGAGCGGGGTATCAGTTCTTCATGGTGCTCATCACCGAAGTCTTCTCCGTCACCATGGCGCAGTGCTTGTCCGCCTTGACCCCGACAGTCTTTATCTCGAGTCAATTCGACCCCTTCATCATGATCACCTTTGCCCTCTTCTGTGGCGTCACCATCCCGGCGCCGCAGATGCCCAAGTTCTGGCGCAAGTGGCTGTACGAGCTAAACCCTTTCACTCGTCTCATTGGCGGCATGGTGGTCACCGAGTTGCATGACTTGCCCGTCATCTGCAAGGACTATGAGCTGCAATCTTTTACTGCTCCCGCGGGACAATCCTGTGGGGAGTACATGGAACCTTTCTTCAAGAGGGGAGGAGCGGGTTACTTGGTGAACAACGCCACGAGCGCGTGTCAATACTGCGCGTACAAGGTGGGCGATCAGTTTTATGAGCCACTGGGGATCAGCTTTGATAACAGGTGGAGGGATTTGGGGATTTTCTTGGCCTTCATTGGGAGTAATTTGATTATTCTTTTCATGGCG AGCCGATACCTCAACTTCAACAGGCGTTAA